In Arthrobacter citreus, a single genomic region encodes these proteins:
- a CDS encoding L,D-transpeptidase family protein, with translation MGTGGIFLETTLNVKRSNSKRRRSFNQIIPWHFILIGVIVIIAIIAIGYNRANHFNAQIKINGIKLSGLNAEQALNKLKTSKLKNIVYVGDTKALDGKDTKMSFTEKDLPAIKKVLKKQRTFFPSSKAKNYSLMPSQLDEKQIDAMNKQIEEKLLTLNNGLKAPQDAKVHLEQGNIIVSKSINGEQYDVANLVKDFKRHEYSSVIHLKPIYLQPIKENNQIVKNEKKELQALLARTVDYKVQDKVYSLKASELIKNASVSKDMKVTIDSVDLKNKIAEINKAQSTLDKNFQFKTHSGSVISVKGQGYGWALDVEKESKQIQSAFESGEKSITASNILGHGWNDEGYGYTTTSNNGIGDTYAEVSISEQRIWLYKNGKLAITTSVVTGKHITGEDTSKGVWYVLYKRTPSILKGSHVGSGAYEVQVDYWAPFTNSGQGFHDASWRTNWSNNAYLTAGSGGCVNTPPSIMKTVFDNLSTYEPVVIY, from the coding sequence ATGGGTACAGGAGGTATTTTTTTGGAAACTACTTTAAATGTTAAAAGAAGTAATAGTAAGCGGAGAAGGTCATTTAATCAAATTATTCCCTGGCATTTCATTTTAATTGGAGTAATCGTTATAATCGCAATCATTGCAATCGGTTATAATCGGGCAAACCATTTTAACGCTCAAATTAAGATTAATGGCATAAAATTAAGTGGATTGAATGCTGAGCAGGCACTTAATAAGTTAAAAACTAGCAAACTTAAAAACATAGTTTATGTAGGTGACACGAAAGCATTGGATGGTAAAGATACAAAGATGAGCTTTACCGAGAAGGATCTGCCGGCTATTAAAAAAGTATTAAAAAAACAGCGTACGTTTTTTCCTTCATCAAAAGCAAAAAATTATTCTTTAATGCCAAGTCAATTAGATGAAAAGCAAATTGATGCAATGAATAAACAAATTGAAGAAAAACTTCTCACTCTTAATAATGGATTAAAAGCGCCACAAGATGCGAAAGTTCATTTGGAACAAGGTAATATTATTGTCTCTAAAAGCATTAACGGTGAACAATATGATGTTGCTAATCTAGTAAAAGACTTCAAACGTCATGAATATTCTAGTGTAATTCATTTAAAACCTATTTACCTACAACCTATTAAAGAAAACAATCAAATTGTGAAAAATGAAAAGAAAGAACTACAAGCACTCCTAGCTCGCACAGTTGATTATAAAGTGCAGGATAAAGTTTATTCTTTAAAAGCAAGCGAATTAATTAAAAATGCGTCTGTATCAAAAGATATGAAAGTCACAATTGACTCTGTTGATCTAAAAAACAAGATTGCTGAAATCAATAAAGCTCAATCTACATTAGATAAAAACTTTCAATTTAAGACTCATTCCGGTTCTGTCATCTCAGTTAAAGGACAAGGCTACGGCTGGGCATTAGATGTGGAGAAAGAATCAAAACAAATTCAATCAGCTTTTGAGTCTGGAGAGAAATCTATTACTGCATCTAACATTTTAGGTCATGGCTGGAACGATGAAGGTTATGGTTATACTACGACCTCAAACAATGGCATTGGTGATACGTATGCTGAAGTGTCGATTTCAGAACAACGTATTTGGCTTTACAAAAACGGTAAATTAGCTATCACAACTAGTGTCGTTACAGGTAAACACATCACTGGTGAGGATACATCAAAAGGAGTATGGTATGTCCTTTATAAGCGAACGCCATCTATACTTAAGGGCTCTCACGTAGGAAGTGGCGCATATGAAGTTCAAGTTGATTATTGGGCACCATTCACAAACAGTGGCCAAGGTTTCCACGATGCTAGCTGGCGAACTAATTGGTCAAATAATGCTTATCTAACTGCAGGTTCAGGTGGGTGCGTTAATACACCACCTAGTATAATGAAAACTGTATTTGATAACCTTAGCACATATGAGCCA